In Bombus affinis isolate iyBomAffi1 chromosome 8, iyBomAffi1.2, whole genome shotgun sequence, the following proteins share a genomic window:
- the LOC126919432 gene encoding uncharacterized protein LOC126919432 isoform X2: MRGSSSELLLEASCVQCQSDHHAGQHTTRHQQQHQLNEKHDFQERELRRRKLLELGFGASRRRPPRRTCRQRFNFYATSALAFVATSGGAALLFLVPLYVDPAISTLAADFSPDPVICTTSRREELAGLFNCTWSSCREGCTSDVYRCTHIYVTYTPWSNTSMKNNTGGRGNSGNSTGVTHTSTTSVPTPGDVEAVLLVNIKGCGYPPIVDCENFTRELGYEGAKFPCHYSRVNGSIVMANYNREAQVTTIIHFFAAPFVVTLATSVALCVMHCDCRCSPPPRHSSRGMRRGRGNDLSDHSISNRVDRRGHPTHCECGEVTRPL; encoded by the exons ATGCGCGGGAGCAGCTCTGAACTCCTGCTGGAGGCGAGTTGCGTCCAGTGTCAGAGCGATCATCACGCCGGTCAGCACACCACCAGACATCAGCAACAGCATCAGCTAAACGAGAAACACGACTTCCAGGAGCGAGAGCTACGTCGTCGCAAACTGTTGGAGCTCGGGTTCGGCGCTTCGCGGCGCCGACCGCCACGGCGTACCTGCCGTCAGCGGTTCAATTTTTACGCCACCTCGGCGTTGGCATTTGTCGCGACGTCCGGAGGTGCGGCCCTATTATTTTTGGTGCCGTTATACGTCGATCCGGCCATCAGCACTCTGGCTGCCGATTTCTCGCCAGATCCGGTCATCTGTACCACCTCCAGGCGCGAAGAACTCGCTGGCTTGTTCAATTGTACCTGGAGTTCCTGCCGCGAAGGATGCACCAGTGACGTTTATAGGTGTACGCATATATACGTCACGTATACACCATGGAGCAATACGAGCATGAAGAACAACACCGGGGGTAGAGGCAATTCGGGGAACTCTACCGGCGTCACGCACACCTCAACCACTTCGG TGCCGACGCCAGGCGACGTGGAGGCAGTGCTCCTGGTGAACATCAAGGGGTGCGGTTATCCACCGATCGTCGACTGCGAAAACTTCACCCGCGAACTAGGCTACGAAGGCGCGAAATTCCCCTGCCATTACAGCCGCGTGAACGGCAGCATAGTGATGGCGAACTATAACCGCGAGGCGCAGGTCACCACCATCATACACTTCTTCGCAGCGCCTTTCGTAGTGACTCTCGCGACCAGCGTCGCTCTGTGTGTGATGCACTGTGACTGCAGGTGCAGTCCACCGCCACGGCATTCGTCGCGAGGAATGAGAAGAGGCAGGGGCAACGATCTCAG
- the LOC126919432 gene encoding protein tipE isoform X3: MRGSSSELLLEASCVQCQSDHHAGQHTTRHQQQHQLNEKHDFQERELRRRKLLELGFGASRRRPPRRTCRQRFNFYATSALAFVATSGGAALLFLVPLYVDPAISTLAADFSPDPVICTTSRREELAGLFNCTWSSCREGCTSDVYRCTHIYVTYTPWSNTSMKNNTGGRGNSGNSTGVTHTSTTSVPTPGDVEAVLLVNIKGCGYPPIVDCENFTRELGYEGAKFPCHYSRVNGSIVMANYNREAQVTTIIHFFAAPFVVTLATSVALCVMHCDCRCSPPPRHSSRGMRRGRGNDLRIELCKFCNIHIGR; encoded by the exons ATGCGCGGGAGCAGCTCTGAACTCCTGCTGGAGGCGAGTTGCGTCCAGTGTCAGAGCGATCATCACGCCGGTCAGCACACCACCAGACATCAGCAACAGCATCAGCTAAACGAGAAACACGACTTCCAGGAGCGAGAGCTACGTCGTCGCAAACTGTTGGAGCTCGGGTTCGGCGCTTCGCGGCGCCGACCGCCACGGCGTACCTGCCGTCAGCGGTTCAATTTTTACGCCACCTCGGCGTTGGCATTTGTCGCGACGTCCGGAGGTGCGGCCCTATTATTTTTGGTGCCGTTATACGTCGATCCGGCCATCAGCACTCTGGCTGCCGATTTCTCGCCAGATCCGGTCATCTGTACCACCTCCAGGCGCGAAGAACTCGCTGGCTTGTTCAATTGTACCTGGAGTTCCTGCCGCGAAGGATGCACCAGTGACGTTTATAGGTGTACGCATATATACGTCACGTATACACCATGGAGCAATACGAGCATGAAGAACAACACCGGGGGTAGAGGCAATTCGGGGAACTCTACCGGCGTCACGCACACCTCAACCACTTCGG TGCCGACGCCAGGCGACGTGGAGGCAGTGCTCCTGGTGAACATCAAGGGGTGCGGTTATCCACCGATCGTCGACTGCGAAAACTTCACCCGCGAACTAGGCTACGAAGGCGCGAAATTCCCCTGCCATTACAGCCGCGTGAACGGCAGCATAGTGATGGCGAACTATAACCGCGAGGCGCAGGTCACCACCATCATACACTTCTTCGCAGCGCCTTTCGTAGTGACTCTCGCGACCAGCGTCGCTCTGTGTGTGATGCACTGTGACTGCAGGTGCAGTCCACCGCCACGGCATTCGTCGCGAGGAATGAGAAGAGGCAGGGGCAACGATCTCAG
- the LOC126919432 gene encoding uncharacterized protein LOC126919432 isoform X1 → MRGSSSELLLEASCVQCQSDHHAGQHTTRHQQQHQLNEKHDFQERELRRRKLLELGFGASRRRPPRRTCRQRFNFYATSALAFVATSGGAALLFLVPLYVDPAISTLAADFSPDPVICTTSRREELAGLFNCTWSSCREGCTSDVYRCTHIYVTYTPWSNTSMKNNTGGRGNSGNSTGVTHTSTTSVPTPGDVEAVLLVNIKGCGYPPIVDCENFTRELGYEGAKFPCHYSRVNGSIVMANYNREAQVTTIIHFFAAPFVVTLATSVALCVMHCDCRCSPPPRHSSRGMRRGRGNDLRWLAYGVQSGLLAQVLKQILKLRIELCKFCNIHIGR, encoded by the exons ATGCGCGGGAGCAGCTCTGAACTCCTGCTGGAGGCGAGTTGCGTCCAGTGTCAGAGCGATCATCACGCCGGTCAGCACACCACCAGACATCAGCAACAGCATCAGCTAAACGAGAAACACGACTTCCAGGAGCGAGAGCTACGTCGTCGCAAACTGTTGGAGCTCGGGTTCGGCGCTTCGCGGCGCCGACCGCCACGGCGTACCTGCCGTCAGCGGTTCAATTTTTACGCCACCTCGGCGTTGGCATTTGTCGCGACGTCCGGAGGTGCGGCCCTATTATTTTTGGTGCCGTTATACGTCGATCCGGCCATCAGCACTCTGGCTGCCGATTTCTCGCCAGATCCGGTCATCTGTACCACCTCCAGGCGCGAAGAACTCGCTGGCTTGTTCAATTGTACCTGGAGTTCCTGCCGCGAAGGATGCACCAGTGACGTTTATAGGTGTACGCATATATACGTCACGTATACACCATGGAGCAATACGAGCATGAAGAACAACACCGGGGGTAGAGGCAATTCGGGGAACTCTACCGGCGTCACGCACACCTCAACCACTTCGG TGCCGACGCCAGGCGACGTGGAGGCAGTGCTCCTGGTGAACATCAAGGGGTGCGGTTATCCACCGATCGTCGACTGCGAAAACTTCACCCGCGAACTAGGCTACGAAGGCGCGAAATTCCCCTGCCATTACAGCCGCGTGAACGGCAGCATAGTGATGGCGAACTATAACCGCGAGGCGCAGGTCACCACCATCATACACTTCTTCGCAGCGCCTTTCGTAGTGACTCTCGCGACCAGCGTCGCTCTGTGTGTGATGCACTGTGACTGCAGGTGCAGTCCACCGCCACGGCATTCGTCGCGAGGAATGAGAAGAGGCAGGGGCAACGATCTCAG ATGGTTGGCGTATGGAGTACAAAGTGGTTTATTAGCGCAGGTTCTCAAACAAATCTTGAAGCTCAG